Proteins from one Arthrobacter sp. Soc17.1.1.1 genomic window:
- a CDS encoding ROK family transcriptional regulator: MDAVTSLAPSSPARALAREVLIRGPISRGDLAARLGLSVASLTRLSKPLLDSGMLREADGAAVASIGRPIRPLEISPDSHRFVGVKLTGDTAAAVATNLKSDVVGASERALPGHDVQDVLGAILDAVADLGPLDGLSGIGISIGGKVGPGGMVLRAPFLGWRDVPLAELLQQRTGLAVAVENDVVALTVAEQWFGAGRGERNFAVLTVGAGVGYGLVINDAVIAPPDAGLGLVGHYPLDPSGPRCMEGHRGCSSAVLTIPAIRSQFAATTGEQLPYAEILDLAATGHPVAGAVVEAAGQSLGLLVSAVANLTMVDLVVLSGEGMDLADVAETALRDSIAYHRDPEAAPLRLSRQPSDFAQWARGAAAVVIQRIILGTLH, from the coding sequence ATGGACGCGGTCACCTCGCTCGCCCCCTCCAGCCCCGCCCGGGCGCTCGCGCGCGAAGTCCTCATCCGCGGCCCCATCTCGCGCGGCGACCTCGCGGCACGCCTCGGCCTGTCGGTCGCGAGCCTCACGCGCCTCAGCAAGCCCCTGCTCGACTCCGGCATGCTCCGCGAAGCGGACGGAGCCGCCGTCGCCTCGATCGGGCGGCCCATCCGCCCCCTGGAGATCAGCCCCGACTCGCACCGGTTCGTCGGCGTCAAGCTCACCGGGGACACCGCCGCCGCCGTCGCCACCAACCTGAAGTCCGACGTCGTCGGTGCGAGCGAACGGGCGCTGCCCGGCCACGACGTGCAGGACGTCCTCGGGGCCATCCTCGACGCCGTCGCGGACCTCGGCCCCCTCGACGGCCTCAGCGGCATCGGCATCAGCATCGGCGGCAAGGTGGGTCCCGGCGGGATGGTGCTGCGGGCCCCCTTCCTCGGGTGGCGCGACGTCCCCCTCGCCGAGCTCCTGCAGCAGCGGACCGGGCTGGCCGTCGCCGTGGAGAACGACGTCGTGGCCCTCACGGTCGCCGAACAGTGGTTCGGCGCCGGGCGTGGGGAGAGGAACTTCGCCGTCCTGACGGTGGGTGCGGGTGTGGGCTACGGCCTCGTCATCAACGACGCCGTCATCGCCCCGCCCGACGCCGGCCTGGGCCTCGTGGGCCACTATCCCCTCGACCCGTCCGGGCCCCGCTGCATGGAGGGGCACCGCGGGTGCTCCTCGGCGGTGCTCACCATCCCCGCCATCCGCTCCCAGTTCGCCGCGACCACCGGGGAGCAGCTGCCCTACGCGGAGATCCTCGACCTCGCGGCAACGGGCCATCCCGTGGCGGGTGCCGTCGTCGAGGCGGCCGGCCAGTCACTGGGCCTGCTGGTCTCGGCGGTCGCGAACCTGACGATGGTGGACCTCGTGGTCCTCTCGGGTGAGGGCATGGACCTCGCGGACGTCGCGGAGACCGCCCTCCGGGACTCGATCGCCTACCACCGCGATCCCGAGGCGGCACCCCTGCGCCTGAGCCGCCAGCCCTCGGACTTCGCCCAGTGGGCGCGCGGTGCCGCGGCCGTCGTCATCCAGCGCATCATCCTCGGGACGCTGCACTAG
- a CDS encoding ABC transporter substrate-binding protein produces MKLPPGPARRALRCVAGGASLALVLSGCSASEDVVTLDFFQFKPEAVANFSAIIDEFEAENPGIRVVQNHVPDADTAIRTLLVKDKTPDVLTLNTNGRYGELAQACVFADLSDLPVVEQVRPAVSGIVEDLGSCADGEVNAVPFSSNASGILYNRDIFAQYGVEVPTTWDELIAAAETFEAAGVTPFYTTIKDAWTMGPAFVNLGGALQPEDFFDRLRAEGPDVASGEVSFSKDYPEAMEKLTTLYGYGQDGAAGRDYNAGNAAFASGESAMYLQGSYAIPAIRAVNPDVNIGSFPYPATNSPEKTVVVSGVDVGVSIGRDTEHPEEARRFVEFLMSPDVVERYAQEQSAFSPLATGADTTDPALAGLAPYFEDNRIIGFIDHQLPASLPLPQYLQALVLGGRTEDFLATMDREWSKIAARTIPNEKD; encoded by the coding sequence GTGAAGCTTCCCCCCGGACCCGCGAGGCGGGCCCTCCGATGCGTGGCAGGAGGTGCGTCGCTGGCCCTGGTCCTCTCGGGATGCAGTGCCTCCGAGGACGTCGTCACCCTCGATTTCTTCCAGTTCAAGCCCGAGGCCGTGGCGAACTTCAGCGCCATCATCGACGAGTTCGAGGCAGAGAACCCGGGCATCAGGGTGGTGCAGAACCACGTGCCGGACGCCGACACCGCCATCCGCACCCTCCTGGTGAAGGACAAGACGCCCGACGTCCTGACGCTCAACACCAACGGGCGCTACGGCGAGCTCGCCCAGGCCTGCGTCTTCGCGGACCTCTCCGACCTCCCCGTCGTGGAGCAGGTCCGGCCCGCCGTCAGCGGGATCGTCGAGGACCTCGGCTCCTGCGCCGACGGCGAGGTGAACGCCGTCCCGTTCTCGAGCAACGCGAGCGGCATCCTCTACAACAGGGACATCTTCGCGCAGTACGGCGTCGAGGTGCCCACCACGTGGGACGAGCTGATCGCCGCGGCCGAGACCTTCGAGGCAGCCGGCGTGACGCCCTTCTACACCACCATCAAGGACGCCTGGACCATGGGCCCGGCGTTCGTGAACCTCGGGGGAGCGCTGCAGCCCGAGGACTTCTTCGACCGCCTGCGCGCCGAGGGCCCGGACGTCGCCTCGGGCGAGGTGTCCTTCTCGAAGGACTACCCGGAGGCGATGGAGAAGCTCACCACGCTGTACGGATACGGCCAGGACGGCGCCGCGGGCCGTGACTACAACGCGGGCAACGCGGCCTTCGCCTCGGGGGAGTCGGCGATGTACCTGCAGGGCAGCTACGCCATCCCGGCGATCCGCGCCGTGAATCCCGACGTGAACATCGGCTCCTTCCCCTACCCGGCCACCAACTCGCCCGAGAAGACCGTCGTCGTGTCCGGCGTCGACGTCGGAGTTTCGATCGGGCGCGACACCGAGCACCCCGAGGAGGCGAGGAGGTTCGTGGAGTTCCTGATGTCCCCCGACGTCGTGGAGCGCTACGCCCAGGAGCAGAGCGCGTTCTCGCCGCTGGCGACGGGCGCGGACACCACGGACCCGGCCCTCGCCGGCCTCGCGCCGTACTTCGAGGACAACCGGATCATCGGCTTCATCGACCACCAGCTGCCCGCGAGCCTGCCTCTGCCGCAGTACCTGCAGGCCCTGGTACTCGGCGGACGCACCGAGGACTTCCTGGCCACCATGGACCGCGAGTGGAGCAAGATCGCCGCGCGCACCATCCCGAACGAGAAGGACTGA
- a CDS encoding carbohydrate ABC transporter permease: protein MSTHVSGPRTRMRPERRAPRVFYLMVLPALALFAVFHTVPLLTGMFFSLTNYAGYGEWSFVGLRNYVNLFGDDRIYGAYGFTFLFAIVSTVAVNIIALSIAIALNGRIRFKTGFRGIFFIPNILSILIVGYVFNYLFSNSVPAIADALGITSLTTSILASADTAWIGVVILSVWQAAAFNIIIYLAGLQTIPTELYEAAALDGASPWKQFTSITFPMIGAFFTINMVLSLKNFLQVFDQIVSLTAGGPGTSTESISLLIYRGGFQGGEYGYQTANAVIYLFVIIAISFIQLRVLQRREASF from the coding sequence ATGAGCACCCACGTGAGCGGGCCCCGGACGAGGATGCGTCCGGAACGGCGCGCACCGCGCGTCTTCTACCTGATGGTGCTCCCGGCCCTCGCCCTGTTCGCCGTCTTCCACACGGTGCCGCTGCTGACCGGCATGTTCTTCAGCCTGACCAACTACGCCGGGTACGGCGAGTGGTCCTTCGTGGGCCTGCGGAACTACGTGAACCTCTTCGGCGACGACCGCATCTACGGGGCGTACGGTTTCACGTTCCTCTTCGCGATCGTGTCCACCGTGGCGGTGAACATCATCGCCCTGTCCATCGCGATCGCCCTGAACGGACGCATCCGCTTCAAGACGGGGTTCCGGGGGATCTTCTTCATCCCGAACATCCTGTCGATCCTGATCGTCGGGTACGTGTTCAACTACCTGTTCTCCAACTCGGTGCCGGCGATCGCCGACGCCCTGGGCATCACGTCGCTGACCACCAGCATCCTGGCGAGCGCCGACACGGCGTGGATCGGCGTCGTCATCCTGTCCGTGTGGCAGGCGGCCGCCTTCAACATCATCATCTACCTCGCCGGGCTGCAGACCATCCCGACGGAGCTCTACGAGGCGGCGGCCCTGGACGGCGCCTCGCCGTGGAAGCAGTTCACGTCCATCACGTTCCCGATGATCGGCGCCTTCTTCACCATCAATATGGTGCTCAGCCTCAAGAACTTCCTGCAGGTGTTCGACCAGATCGTCTCACTGACGGCCGGCGGTCCCGGCACGTCGACGGAGTCGATCTCGCTGCTCATCTACCGCGGCGGCTTCCAGGGCGGGGAGTACGGCTACCAGACGGCGAACGCCGTCATCTACCTCTTCGTGATCATCGCCATCTCATTCATCCAGCTGCGCGTCCTGCAGCGCAGGGAGGCCTCGTTCTGA
- a CDS encoding carbohydrate ABC transporter permease, whose translation MTATSHSAERRVVADRPVADADRPFRPDRRRVNWWLTALVAVCALTVLIPLYLTVVTALKTPDQLGGTGFGLPTSARWENFAEAWTLTSFPRALLNTGLVTVGTVLLTLVTNSMVAYAIARNMHRRFFKGLYFYFIAALFVPFPIIMLPVVKQTAILGLDNQLGLILLYTVYGLSFNIFVYVAFIRSIPLELEEAALTDGATTWTVFWRIIFPLLGPMNATVGILTCLWAWNDFMLPLVVLSDPSAQTLPLAQFIFQGQFNTNYPVAFASYLMAMAPLLVVYLFAQRWVISGVMRGSSK comes from the coding sequence ATGACCGCTACATCGCACTCCGCCGAGCGCCGCGTCGTCGCGGACCGGCCCGTCGCCGACGCCGACCGCCCCTTCCGTCCCGACCGCCGCCGCGTGAACTGGTGGCTGACGGCGCTCGTCGCCGTCTGCGCGCTGACGGTGCTGATCCCGCTCTACCTCACGGTGGTGACGGCGCTGAAGACACCGGACCAGCTGGGCGGGACCGGCTTCGGGCTGCCGACGTCGGCCCGCTGGGAGAACTTCGCCGAGGCGTGGACGCTCACGAGCTTCCCGCGGGCCCTGCTCAACACCGGCCTGGTCACCGTGGGCACCGTCCTGCTGACCCTCGTCACCAACTCGATGGTCGCCTACGCGATCGCACGGAACATGCACCGCCGGTTCTTCAAGGGGCTGTACTTCTACTTCATCGCGGCCCTGTTCGTGCCGTTCCCCATCATCATGCTGCCCGTCGTGAAGCAGACCGCCATCCTCGGGCTCGACAACCAGCTCGGCCTGATCCTGCTGTACACGGTGTACGGGCTCTCGTTCAACATCTTCGTGTACGTGGCCTTCATCCGGTCCATCCCGCTGGAGCTCGAGGAGGCCGCGCTGACCGACGGCGCCACCACCTGGACCGTCTTCTGGCGGATCATCTTCCCGCTGCTCGGCCCGATGAACGCGACCGTCGGCATCCTCACCTGCCTCTGGGCGTGGAACGACTTCATGCTGCCGCTGGTGGTCCTCTCGGATCCCTCGGCCCAGACACTGCCGCTGGCACAGTTCATCTTCCAGGGGCAATTCAATACCAACTACCCGGTGGCATTCGCGTCGTACCTCATGGCGATGGCACCGTTGTTGGTGGTGTACCTGTTCGCACAGCGCTGGGTGATCTCGGGCGTCATGCGCGGATCGTCCAAGTAG
- a CDS encoding glycoside hydrolase family 13 protein: MQDPHWWRQAAVYQIYPRSFADSNGDGIGDLKGITSRIPYLASLGVDAVWLSPFYPSALADGGYDVDDYRDVDPKLGTLDDFDAMIAALHAAGIKLVADIVPNHTSDRHAWFREALASPRGSAARERYIFRDGLGPDGAEPPSDWDSVFGGPAWERTEDGQWYMHIFAREQPDLNWDNREVRDDFLKTLRFWSDRGVDGFRVDVAHALTKDMSEPLPSKAELGPEGGNNRGKHPFWDRDEVHEVFAEWRTVFNEYTPPRTAVAEAWVHADRRARYASPEGLGQAFNFDLLKADWNPRQFREIITKNLVEATSSGASSTWVFSNHDVVRHATRYGLPPAGPGSEDGQDGAAWLMSGGTEPQLDRGLGERRARAVSQLMLALPGSAYLYQGEELGLHEVADIADEDRQDPTFFRNKGVDVGRDGCRVPLPWTRDGSSFGFGFGGAHLPQPAWFGEYAVEVQEEDPSSHLSFYRRALALRRELQGEEDFAWVDEPSDDVLHFTRPNGWHSITNFGSAPVDLPEGTVLLSSSPLEDGRLPGGTTAWLV; this comes from the coding sequence ATGCAGGACCCGCACTGGTGGCGGCAGGCGGCCGTGTACCAGATCTACCCGCGCAGCTTCGCCGACTCCAACGGTGACGGCATCGGCGACCTGAAGGGCATCACCTCCCGGATCCCGTACCTCGCGTCGCTCGGCGTGGACGCCGTCTGGCTGAGCCCGTTCTACCCGTCGGCTCTCGCCGACGGCGGGTACGACGTCGACGACTACCGCGACGTGGACCCGAAGCTCGGCACGCTCGATGACTTCGACGCCATGATCGCCGCGCTGCACGCGGCCGGCATCAAGCTCGTCGCGGACATCGTGCCCAACCACACCTCCGACCGCCACGCATGGTTCCGGGAGGCGCTGGCCTCCCCCCGGGGATCGGCGGCCCGCGAGCGGTACATCTTCCGTGACGGGCTCGGCCCCGACGGCGCAGAGCCGCCCTCGGACTGGGACTCCGTGTTCGGCGGCCCGGCCTGGGAGCGCACGGAGGACGGCCAGTGGTACATGCACATCTTCGCCCGCGAGCAGCCGGACCTGAACTGGGACAACCGGGAGGTCCGCGACGACTTCCTGAAGACCCTGCGCTTCTGGTCCGACCGCGGCGTGGACGGGTTCCGCGTGGACGTGGCCCATGCCCTGACGAAGGACATGAGCGAGCCGCTGCCGTCCAAGGCGGAGCTCGGCCCCGAGGGCGGCAACAACCGCGGGAAGCACCCCTTCTGGGACCGCGACGAGGTGCACGAGGTGTTCGCCGAGTGGCGCACCGTGTTCAACGAGTACACGCCGCCGCGCACCGCGGTGGCCGAGGCGTGGGTGCACGCCGACCGCCGTGCCCGCTACGCCAGCCCCGAAGGGCTCGGCCAGGCGTTCAACTTCGACCTCCTCAAGGCCGACTGGAACCCCCGCCAGTTCCGCGAGATCATCACGAAGAACCTCGTCGAGGCCACGTCCTCCGGCGCGTCGTCCACGTGGGTCTTCTCCAACCACGACGTCGTCCGGCATGCCACGCGCTACGGCCTGCCGCCCGCCGGCCCCGGGAGCGAGGACGGCCAGGACGGCGCGGCGTGGCTCATGAGCGGCGGCACGGAGCCGCAGCTGGACCGCGGGCTCGGCGAACGCCGCGCGCGCGCCGTCTCGCAGCTCATGCTCGCCCTGCCCGGCTCCGCCTACCTGTACCAGGGCGAGGAACTGGGCCTGCACGAGGTCGCGGACATCGCCGACGAGGACCGCCAGGACCCCACGTTCTTCCGCAACAAGGGCGTCGACGTGGGCCGGGACGGCTGCCGGGTGCCGCTGCCGTGGACGCGCGACGGCAGCTCCTTCGGCTTCGGCTTCGGCGGCGCGCACCTGCCGCAGCCCGCATGGTTCGGCGAGTACGCCGTCGAGGTGCAGGAGGAGGACCCGTCCTCCCACCTCAGCTTCTACCGCCGGGCGCTCGCGCTGCGGCGTGAACTGCAGGGCGAGGAGGACTTCGCGTGGGTCGACGAGCCCTCCGACGACGTCCTGCACTTCACGCGTCCGAACGGCTGGCACAGCATCACCAACTTCGGCTCCGCGCCGGTGGACCTGCCCGAGGGGACGGTGCTGCTGAGCAGCTCGCCGCTCGAGGACGGCAGGCTGCCGGGCGGCACGACGGCCTGGCTGGTCTAG
- a CDS encoding DnaJ family domain-containing protein — translation MSGSRENEERLRRAAQYRAARGAGDAGDALTELERQNEGDAADGELAPLREGEDEVKRARLIVDRAVARGDFDNLALAGKPIPGLGEAHDPDWWVKGLIQRENITGLGPAAILLRTEDAELDGRLDRQYTEQQVRDVLEDFNYRVIDARRQLLGGPPVITKLRDVDAEVERWRERREAARRAAEAEAPPEPPRASFWRRVWRGRN, via the coding sequence ATCAGCGGATCTCGGGAGAACGAGGAGAGGCTGCGCAGGGCGGCCCAGTACCGGGCTGCCCGCGGCGCCGGGGACGCCGGCGATGCGCTGACCGAACTGGAACGGCAGAACGAGGGGGACGCCGCCGACGGCGAGCTGGCCCCGCTGCGGGAGGGCGAGGACGAGGTCAAGCGGGCCCGGCTGATCGTGGACCGAGCCGTGGCCCGCGGCGACTTCGACAACCTGGCCCTCGCCGGCAAGCCCATCCCCGGACTGGGCGAGGCGCACGACCCCGACTGGTGGGTCAAGGGCCTCATCCAGCGCGAGAACATCACCGGGCTCGGCCCTGCGGCCATCCTGCTGCGCACGGAGGACGCCGAACTGGACGGCCGCCTCGACCGCCAGTACACGGAGCAGCAGGTCCGCGACGTCCTCGAGGACTTCAACTACCGCGTGATCGATGCACGGCGCCAACTCCTCGGCGGGCCGCCCGTCATCACCAAGCTCCGCGACGTCGACGCCGAGGTGGAGCGCTGGCGCGAGCGCAGGGAAGCGGCCCGCCGGGCGGCCGAGGCGGAGGCCCCGCCCGAGCCTCCGAGGGCGTCATTCTGGCGGCGGGTCTGGCGCGGCAGGAACTGA
- a CDS encoding NADPH-dependent F420 reductase → MSENRTNRTDARRSTIGFIGSGHIGSQLARLAVARGYQVVMSNSRGPDSLSDLVGELGDAARAGTSQEAAEGDVVVVTIPLKALDTVPVEPLVGKLVIDTCNYYEYRDGRIAELDDESTTTSELVQRHLPGSSVVKVFNNISASQLTTDGTPAGTPNRRALPVAGDDSDAKQAVVELLDEFGFDAVDVGPLAEGWRYQRDTPAYGTVHDAAGMREALAQARRYADL, encoded by the coding sequence ATGAGCGAGAACAGGACGAACCGGACGGATGCCCGGCGCAGCACCATCGGCTTCATCGGCAGCGGCCACATCGGCTCGCAGCTCGCACGCCTCGCGGTCGCGCGGGGCTACCAGGTCGTCATGAGCAACTCCCGGGGCCCGGACAGCCTCTCCGACCTCGTCGGCGAACTCGGCGACGCGGCGCGCGCCGGGACCTCACAGGAGGCGGCGGAGGGCGACGTCGTCGTCGTCACCATCCCGCTGAAGGCCCTCGACACCGTGCCGGTGGAACCCCTCGTGGGCAAGCTGGTGATCGACACCTGCAACTACTACGAGTACCGGGACGGCCGGATCGCCGAGCTGGACGACGAGAGCACGACGACGAGCGAGCTCGTGCAGCGGCACCTGCCGGGCTCGTCCGTGGTCAAGGTCTTCAACAACATCTCCGCCTCCCAGCTGACCACCGACGGCACACCCGCCGGCACGCCGAACCGCCGGGCGCTGCCCGTCGCGGGCGACGACTCGGACGCGAAGCAGGCCGTCGTGGAGCTCCTCGACGAGTTCGGCTTCGACGCCGTGGACGTGGGTCCCCTCGCCGAGGGCTGGCGCTACCAGCGCGACACCCCCGCGTACGGGACGGTGCACGACGCCGCAGGGATGCGCGAGGCGCTCGCGCAGGCCAGGCGCTACGCCGACCTGTAG
- a CDS encoding response regulator: MTAAPAPIPTLVVDDDHEVAGIHTGFLLAHGAFDVVGAAHTGARALELAETLRPRLVLLDIHLPDMTGIDVLRALRNRPGDPLDVIAITAARELDTVRAAVAGGVLHYLVKPFSAAVLNQRLDSYVAYRRDLDRHAADGSAALDQGRIDQLLRATTGPRGGGAPSATATITTPKGLSAPTLDAVMLDLRSQGRGTSASDVAERLGMARVSARRYLEFLVARGQARIVPQYGSAGRPEKFYVWTDGAPRT, translated from the coding sequence ATGACCGCCGCGCCTGCCCCGATCCCCACCCTGGTGGTCGACGACGACCACGAGGTGGCCGGGATCCATACCGGGTTCCTGCTCGCGCACGGTGCGTTCGACGTCGTCGGCGCCGCGCACACCGGCGCGCGGGCGCTGGAGCTGGCCGAGACCCTGCGGCCGCGCCTCGTGCTGCTGGACATCCACCTGCCCGACATGACGGGCATCGACGTGCTGCGCGCGCTGCGGAACCGGCCCGGCGACCCGCTCGACGTCATCGCCATCACCGCCGCCCGGGAGCTCGACACGGTCCGCGCGGCCGTCGCCGGCGGGGTGCTGCACTACCTCGTGAAGCCGTTCAGCGCCGCGGTGCTGAACCAGCGGCTGGATTCCTACGTGGCGTACCGCCGCGACCTCGACCGCCACGCGGCGGACGGCTCGGCGGCCCTCGACCAGGGCCGGATCGACCAGCTCCTGCGGGCGACGACGGGACCCCGCGGGGGCGGCGCGCCGTCGGCCACCGCCACGATCACCACACCCAAGGGCCTGTCCGCGCCGACGCTCGACGCCGTCATGCTCGACCTGCGCAGCCAGGGCCGCGGGACGTCGGCGTCCGACGTCGCCGAACGCCTTGGCATGGCGCGCGTGAGCGCCCGTCGGTACCTGGAGTTCCTCGTGGCGCGGGGGCAGGCCCGAATCGTCCCGCAGTACGGATCGGCGGGGCGCCCCGAGAAGTTCTACGTCTGGACGGACGGCGCCCCCCGGACGTGA
- a CDS encoding sensor histidine kinase: MSLRSQLFFLQLAIVLVIVAVAGSTAVAMQRQQIREQYQDRMVGVAQSVAQLPSVIDAFGEANPSATIQPIADLIRQSTGVTYVVVTDGDGIRYSHPNPALIGEVVSTDPSVPLSGATFVGTQTGTLGKSWRVKVPIFDSDGTIIGTASVGTLESELDADLYEDLPRLLAWLIVAALVGSAGAIWISRLVWRRIYRLEPEQIASLLETRDAMIHGISEGVVAVDEHHRIALLNDEAKRLLELDDTATGRPAADVMEPALARVLTDPADTDETVLSGERVLLARTSDALVDGKRVGRVMILRDRTELYQLLTDLDGERDATQALRAQAHEFANRMHTISGLLELGRTAQAVDFISRSGHGGSLVSGSIAPGIQDPDAASLLMTKSTIAAEKGITLTIDDTSVLEPDGTTDVVTVLGILIDNAMEAVTGSGRADGLITVHLADDDHTRITVADNGPGVAPEDVDGIFSSGYSTKDGGSTGTRGFGLALVDRIARRRSGHVVVDESDRGGAEFTVWLAPSLVDAPRPHLQVP; the protein is encoded by the coding sequence ATGTCGCTTCGATCACAGCTGTTCTTCCTGCAGCTGGCCATCGTGCTCGTGATCGTCGCCGTCGCCGGATCCACCGCCGTCGCCATGCAGCGCCAGCAGATCCGGGAGCAGTACCAGGACCGCATGGTGGGCGTCGCCCAGTCGGTGGCCCAGCTGCCCTCGGTCATCGACGCTTTCGGTGAGGCGAATCCCAGCGCGACCATCCAGCCCATCGCCGACCTCATCCGCCAGTCCACGGGCGTCACCTACGTGGTCGTCACGGACGGGGACGGCATCCGCTACTCCCACCCCAATCCTGCGCTCATCGGCGAGGTCGTCTCCACCGATCCGTCGGTGCCTCTCTCCGGCGCGACCTTCGTGGGCACGCAGACCGGCACCCTCGGCAAGTCCTGGCGGGTGAAGGTCCCCATCTTCGACAGCGACGGCACCATCATCGGCACGGCGTCGGTCGGCACGCTGGAGTCCGAGCTCGACGCCGATCTCTACGAGGACCTCCCCCGCCTGCTGGCATGGCTCATCGTGGCCGCACTCGTCGGGTCGGCGGGAGCGATCTGGATCTCCCGGCTCGTCTGGCGGCGGATCTACCGCCTGGAACCGGAGCAGATCGCGTCCCTCCTGGAGACGCGCGACGCCATGATCCACGGCATCAGCGAGGGCGTGGTCGCCGTCGACGAGCACCACCGGATTGCGCTGCTCAACGACGAGGCGAAGAGGCTGCTGGAGCTCGACGACACCGCGACGGGCCGGCCGGCGGCCGATGTCATGGAACCGGCCCTCGCCCGGGTGCTCACCGATCCCGCCGACACGGACGAGACCGTCCTGTCCGGCGAGCGCGTGCTCCTCGCCCGTACCTCGGACGCCCTCGTGGACGGCAAGCGCGTGGGCCGCGTCATGATCCTCCGCGACCGCACCGAGCTGTACCAGCTGCTCACGGATCTCGATGGCGAGCGCGACGCCACCCAGGCGCTGCGCGCCCAGGCCCACGAGTTCGCGAACCGCATGCACACCATCTCCGGGTTGCTCGAGCTCGGCCGCACGGCGCAGGCCGTCGACTTCATCTCCCGCTCCGGGCACGGCGGATCCCTCGTGTCGGGGAGCATCGCGCCCGGTATCCAGGATCCGGACGCCGCGAGCCTGCTCATGACCAAGAGCACCATCGCAGCGGAGAAAGGCATCACCCTGACCATCGACGACACCTCGGTACTCGAACCCGACGGCACCACCGACGTCGTCACCGTGCTCGGCATCCTCATCGACAACGCGATGGAGGCCGTGACCGGCAGCGGACGAGCCGACGGGCTCATCACGGTGCACCTCGCCGACGACGACCACACCCGCATCACCGTGGCCGACAACGGTCCCGGCGTCGCCCCTGAGGACGTGGACGGCATCTTCTCCTCCGGCTATTCCACCAAGGACGGCGGCTCCACCGGGACGCGCGGTTTCGGCCTCGCGCTCGTGGACCGGATCGCCCGCCGCCGGTCGGGACACGTGGTCGTCGACGAATCCGATCGCGGCGGGGCCGAGTTCACGGTCTGGCTCGCGCCGTCGCTCGTCGACGCCCCTCGACCCCACCTGCAGGTGCCATGA
- a CDS encoding Bug family tripartite tricarboxylate transporter substrate binding protein, whose protein sequence is MMIERTTTRRSALTSLALVSALALSACGSMTESTTAGDAEGTIEKLNIVVPADPGGGWDQTGRAMETDLKENDLVGNASVVNVGGAGGTNGLAQLATETDPNTLMVMGYVMVGAVETNKAATRIEDTTPIARLTEEPLVIVVPADSPYQTVQDLLDDIEAKGKGVSITGGSAGGADHILAGSVLKEAGISPDSLNYIPYSGGGESLAALLGNKVNAGISGVGEYAEQVEAGKLRALAVSGEEAAPQLPDTPTLTEEGVDLVLTNWRGVVAPGNIDEAQAEKLTQLVTDLHATDTWKATLEENNWSDAFLSGEEFQTFLDEDITSVKTTLTDIGLL, encoded by the coding sequence ATGATGATCGAACGCACGACGACGCGCCGCTCGGCCCTCACCTCCCTCGCCCTCGTCTCCGCGCTCGCCCTCTCGGCCTGTGGCTCGATGACGGAGAGCACCACCGCCGGGGATGCGGAGGGCACCATCGAGAAACTCAACATCGTGGTCCCCGCCGATCCGGGTGGAGGCTGGGACCAGACCGGCCGGGCCATGGAGACGGACCTCAAGGAGAACGACCTCGTGGGCAACGCCTCCGTGGTCAACGTCGGCGGCGCCGGCGGCACCAACGGTCTCGCCCAGCTCGCCACCGAGACCGACCCCAACACGCTGATGGTCATGGGCTACGTCATGGTCGGGGCCGTGGAGACCAACAAGGCCGCCACCCGTATCGAGGACACCACCCCGATCGCCCGGCTCACCGAGGAACCCCTCGTGATCGTGGTTCCCGCGGACTCGCCGTACCAGACCGTCCAGGACCTCCTCGACGACATCGAGGCCAAGGGCAAGGGCGTCTCCATCACGGGCGGCTCGGCGGGCGGCGCCGACCACATCCTCGCCGGCTCGGTGCTGAAGGAGGCCGGCATCTCCCCGGACAGCCTCAACTACATCCCCTACTCCGGTGGCGGCGAGTCGCTCGCGGCACTGCTCGGCAACAAGGTCAACGCCGGCATCTCCGGCGTCGGCGAGTACGCGGAGCAGGTCGAGGCCGGCAAGCTCCGGGCGCTCGCGGTGTCCGGTGAGGAGGCCGCCCCGCAGCTGCCCGACACCCCGACCCTCACCGAGGAGGGCGTGGACCTCGTGCTCACCAACTGGCGCGGCGTCGTCGCTCCCGGGAACATCGACGAGGCCCAGGCCGAGAAGCTCACGCAGCTCGTGACCGACCTGCACGCGACCGACACCTGGAAGGCCACGCTCGAGGAGAACAACTGGTCGGACGCATTCCTGTCCGGCGAGGAGTTCCAGACCTTCCTCGACGAGGACATCACGAGCGTCAAGACGACCCTCACCGACATCGGACTGCTGTAG